Proteins encoded within one genomic window of Flavobacterium sp. NG2:
- a CDS encoding energy transducer TonB translates to MKNLVVVVCLFFFQIGMSQASSETQTVNDTIYTEKQVDIKPQPPGGKAKYCGEFAKRFRTPENYKGKIYVNFVVEKDGSLSDIKVKNGDKNLTAQVQKILERFPKWTPGQYKEKIVRVSSSIPIVIHQLNSKGEVKSAFDDPFFKNENKRNGY, encoded by the coding sequence ATGAAGAATTTAGTAGTGGTAGTTTGTCTGTTCTTTTTTCAAATAGGTATGAGTCAAGCCAGTTCAGAAACACAAACTGTAAATGACACGATATACACTGAAAAGCAAGTCGATATTAAACCTCAACCTCCAGGGGGTAAAGCTAAGTATTGTGGTGAATTTGCAAAACGTTTTAGGACTCCAGAAAATTATAAAGGTAAAATATATGTGAATTTTGTAGTAGAAAAAGATGGAAGTTTGTCTGATATTAAAGTAAAAAACGGTGATAAAAATTTAACGGCACAAGTTCAGAAGATTTTAGAACGTTTCCCAAAATGGACACCTGGTCAATATAAAGAAAAAATTGTTCGAGTAAGTTCGTCAATCCCAATAGTTATTCATCAACTAAATTCTAAAGGTGAAGTTAAATCAGCATTTGATGATCCTTTTTTCAAAAATGAAAACAAGAGAAATGGGTATTGA
- a CDS encoding DUF5602 domain-containing protein, with the protein MENLYFLSKRLMLLASILALLSCSQEEKIDSDYPVNSTSSIFEKMKAEKLNVFKGPEVTIGFGKVRSWVSLNKEGFPMEIGIEMTKEALMNPERDKKKSPLGASMNTIPLHLKAKQATPFDHIGFDWNPEGHEPPGMFDVPHFDIHFYLISYQDRMNIPAWSESTDAYFNNYPPEGYMPADYFTPPGADTAEEKMGKHWLPGNFLDLLPFSKIMILGTYDGHLTFIEPMITTEYLMTGEDFSMSFSQPDHFEKAGNYPTKYNIYHDMATGKIYITLSHFVARN; encoded by the coding sequence ATGGAAAATTTGTATTTTTTATCAAAAAGACTGATGCTCTTAGCATCTATTTTAGCACTCCTCTCTTGCAGTCAGGAAGAGAAAATCGATTCTGATTATCCTGTAAATTCAACTTCATCAATATTTGAAAAGATGAAAGCTGAAAAATTAAATGTTTTTAAAGGCCCAGAAGTGACTATAGGTTTTGGCAAAGTACGCTCTTGGGTAAGTTTAAATAAAGAAGGTTTCCCTATGGAAATTGGAATCGAAATGACCAAAGAAGCTTTAATGAACCCTGAAAGAGATAAAAAGAAATCACCATTAGGAGCTTCAATGAATACTATTCCTTTACACTTAAAAGCTAAACAAGCCACACCTTTTGACCACATAGGCTTTGACTGGAACCCTGAAGGTCACGAACCACCAGGCATGTTTGATGTACCGCATTTTGATATTCATTTTTATTTGATTTCTTACCAAGACCGAATGAATATACCTGCTTGGTCAGAAAGTACCGATGCCTATTTTAACAACTATCCCCCTGAAGGATATATGCCAGCCGATTATTTTACCCCCCCAGGAGCTGACACCGCCGAAGAAAAAATGGGTAAACACTGGTTACCAGGAAACTTCCTCGATTTATTACCTTTTTCTAAAATCATGATTCTAGGTACTTATGATGGCCATTTAACGTTTATTGAACCCATGATTACCACAGAATACCTAATGACTGGTGAAGATTTTAGTATGTCATTTTCACAACCAGACCATTTTGAAAAAGCAGGTAATTATCCAACAAAATACAATATCTACCATGATATGGCAACAGGTAAAATCTATATTACTTTAAGTCATTTTGTGGCTAGAAATTAA
- a CDS encoding choice-of-anchor I family protein has product MKNFGISVLTALFILTSCEKDKVDGSTEQEIEVNEDAATFAEIGSITIGGEGAAEISAYDETTKKLFTVNNSGTNQIDVVDLSDPANPKKLSAISLATFNGASNSVATYGGKLAVALESSTNKQGNGKVVVFNTADNSLVKEITVGVLPDMVTFSPDGKFIMSANEGEPNADYTVDPDGSISIIDVANNYTATTLTFASFENQLATLRTKGFRISKTAKSFAADIEPEYITISADSKTAWVSLQENNGVAKVDLSSKTITAIFGLGYKDFNSVANGIDISDKDGSIVFNPWKVKGMFMPDAIASYTVSGTPYFITANEGDAREYGTYADVKRLAKMTFDPTVFPDAATFKADEKMGRLNLISTEGDTDGDGDLDELISFGARSFTIWNGNTGSLVFDSKNDLDKRSNDFGTYDDGRSDDKGSEPESVVVAKMGNKNILFVGLERTDTVVVYDITNPSAPVYLQSIKTGDAPEGLLFIPASKSPTKRSLLVVSSEGDGTVKIFQPNLK; this is encoded by the coding sequence ATGAAAAATTTTGGTATTTCAGTATTGACTGCGCTTTTTATTTTAACGAGTTGTGAAAAAGACAAGGTTGATGGTAGTACAGAACAAGAAATCGAAGTAAATGAAGATGCGGCTACGTTTGCAGAAATAGGAAGCATCACGATAGGCGGCGAGGGTGCTGCCGAAATTAGTGCGTATGACGAAACGACTAAAAAACTGTTTACAGTAAACAACAGCGGGACGAACCAAATTGATGTGGTAGATTTATCTGACCCTGCTAATCCTAAAAAATTATCGGCGATTAGTTTGGCTACCTTTAACGGTGCTTCGAACAGTGTGGCGACTTATGGCGGGAAACTGGCTGTGGCGCTAGAATCGAGTACTAATAAACAAGGAAACGGTAAAGTGGTGGTTTTTAACACGGCGGATAATAGCTTGGTTAAAGAAATTACAGTGGGAGTTTTGCCAGATATGGTGACTTTTTCGCCTGATGGAAAATTTATTATGTCGGCTAATGAAGGTGAACCCAATGCAGATTATACAGTTGACCCTGATGGCTCGATTTCGATTATTGATGTTGCCAATAATTATACGGCTACGACCTTGACTTTTGCGAGTTTTGAAAATCAGTTGGCTACTTTAAGAACTAAAGGTTTCAGAATTTCGAAAACGGCTAAAAGTTTTGCTGCAGATATCGAACCAGAATACATTACAATTTCAGCCGATTCCAAAACGGCTTGGGTAAGTTTGCAAGAAAACAATGGTGTGGCCAAAGTAGATTTGAGCTCGAAAACAATAACAGCAATTTTTGGATTAGGCTATAAAGATTTTAATTCAGTTGCGAACGGAATTGATATTAGCGATAAAGACGGAAGTATTGTTTTCAATCCTTGGAAAGTAAAGGGAATGTTTATGCCAGATGCTATTGCAAGTTATACGGTAAGCGGAACACCTTATTTTATTACAGCTAACGAAGGTGACGCTAGAGAATACGGAACTTATGCCGATGTGAAAAGATTGGCTAAAATGACGTTTGACCCAACGGTTTTTCCTGATGCTGCCACTTTTAAGGCAGATGAGAAAATGGGACGATTAAACCTGATTTCGACTGAAGGAGATACAGACGGTGATGGTGATTTGGATGAGTTAATCAGTTTTGGAGCGCGTTCTTTTACGATTTGGAATGGTAATACAGGAAGTTTGGTTTTTGATAGTAAAAACGATTTAGATAAGCGTTCGAATGATTTTGGAACCTATGATGATGGTCGTAGTGATGATAAAGGTTCAGAACCAGAGTCGGTTGTAGTGGCAAAAATGGGGAACAAAAATATCTTGTTTGTAGGTCTTGAAAGAACCGATACAGTGGTAGTTTATGATATTACGAATCCATCAGCTCCAGTTTATTTGCAAAGCATCAAAACAGGTGACGCTCCTGAAGGTTTGTTGTTTATTCCTGCTTCGAAGTCGCCAACCAAAAGAAGTTTGTTAGTAGTGAGTAGTGAAGGGGATGGAACGGTGAAAATTTTCCAGCCTAACTTGAAGTAA
- a CDS encoding VOC family protein, translated as MKNENPVVWFEIYIDDMTRAQKFYETVFDVQFTPLTDPTSNDFQMLAFPSDMESKNRASGALVKMEGFKAGNNSTIVYFMSEDCSIEEARVENAGGSIFKPKMSIGEYGFIVLAKDTEGNIIGIHSMK; from the coding sequence ATGAAAAATGAAAACCCAGTAGTATGGTTCGAAATTTATATTGACGATATGACAAGAGCCCAAAAATTTTACGAAACTGTATTTGATGTTCAATTTACACCACTAACAGACCCTACATCAAATGATTTTCAAATGCTAGCTTTTCCAAGTGATATGGAGTCCAAAAACAGAGCATCGGGAGCATTAGTAAAAATGGAAGGATTTAAAGCAGGTAATAACAGTACCATTGTATATTTTATGAGTGAAGATTGCAGCATAGAAGAAGCCAGAGTTGAAAACGCTGGAGGTAGTATATTTAAACCCAAAATGTCCATTGGAGAGTATGGATTTATCGTTCTCGCCAAAGACACCGAAGGCAATATCATTGGAATACATTCTATGAAATAA
- a CDS encoding protein-L-isoaspartate(D-aspartate) O-methyltransferase, translated as MKDTAKHQGLRNQLVSVLQEKGITDKNVLEAIKKIPRHLFLDSSFEEHAYQDKAFPIGAGQTISQPYTVAFQSQLLEVKKDHKVLEIGTGSGYQTAVLYTMGAKVFSVERQSELYRQTSALLPKLGIRPKHLTFGDGYKGLPGFAPFDSIIVTAGAPVIPQPLMAQLKIGGRLVIPLGEDVQIMTLLIRKNETQFEKHELGEFRFVPLLEDKN; from the coding sequence TTGAAAGATACGGCCAAGCATCAAGGACTTCGAAACCAATTAGTAAGCGTTTTGCAAGAAAAAGGAATTACAGATAAAAATGTTTTAGAAGCAATAAAAAAGATTCCGAGACACTTATTTTTAGACTCTAGTTTCGAGGAACACGCGTATCAAGATAAGGCGTTTCCTATTGGAGCAGGACAAACTATTTCACAACCCTACACTGTGGCTTTTCAATCACAATTGCTAGAAGTAAAAAAAGATCATAAAGTTTTAGAAATTGGTACAGGATCAGGATATCAAACAGCTGTACTGTATACGATGGGAGCTAAAGTTTTTAGCGTAGAACGTCAAAGTGAGTTATATAGACAGACTTCGGCATTGTTACCTAAACTAGGTATTAGACCTAAACATTTAACTTTTGGTGATGGTTATAAAGGATTGCCAGGATTTGCTCCATTTGATAGTATTATAGTTACAGCGGGAGCTCCGGTGATACCACAACCTTTGATGGCGCAACTTAAGATAGGAGGAAGACTGGTTATTCCCCTTGGTGAGGATGTACAAATAATGACATTGTTAATTCGAAAAAACGAAACTCAGTTTGAAAAACACGAGTTGGGTGAATTTAGATTTGTGCCTTTATTGGAGGATAAAAATTAA
- a CDS encoding M1 family metallopeptidase, which yields MINIRCKGIIQLSLLLVISSIWSQVTSVTGSFSKYNYNETFNSQFYNDHGSATRSASGQPGAEYWQNRADYQLTAYLNPQKNEITGTAVISYTNNSPDKLSFLWLTIDQNLFKDDSRGNAVIPLTGSRNGARGQIFDGGHKIKSVKVVSGSKAKPSETEVKFLITDTRMQVFLPAELKPKGDSVKLKIDFSYISPNEGSDRTGVLETKNGKIFTIAQWYPRLCVYDDIRGWNVKPYLGAGEFYLEYGDFDVSITAPANHFVVCSGELTNPNSVYSVAEQGRMAKAKQSDSTVLIRTAEEVEAGAKLPTTATKTWNFSMKNARDVSWASSAAFIVDAAQINLPSGKKSLAISTYPIESAGMLAWGRATEFTKGAIENYSKRWLEYPYPTAINVAGNEGGMEYPGIVFCNWESKGQRLWGVTDHEFGHTWFPMIVGSNERLFGWMDEGLNTFINSLSNVDFNHGEYKEAPEDLHRKANEYSKDVLEPVMTAPDNMKEVHIATLCYSKPGAALVILREHILGIERFDLAFRTYIERWAYKHPTPDDFFRTMENVSGEDLGWFWRAWFTNNWKFDQGITAIKYIKNDPKNGVVITVENFDKMALPIILDIKTKSGKLTRVRLPVEVWQKNTTWSFKHNTTEEIESISLDPDHVFPDVNVSNNIWSSLNGAIEKDLVLDGYLGTYSSTKMPIKIVLTEKFNVLNVVITGYPGFAVENIGKDLFESQSAGVKFQFNEKLTGFDLLLNDGQKIPFSKIK from the coding sequence ATGATAAACATTAGATGTAAAGGAATTATTCAATTGTCATTATTGTTGGTAATATCTTCAATTTGGTCACAAGTAACTTCAGTTACTGGTTCGTTTTCTAAATACAATTATAATGAAACTTTTAATTCACAATTTTACAATGACCATGGTTCGGCTACTCGTTCAGCTAGTGGACAACCAGGAGCAGAATATTGGCAAAATAGAGCTGATTATCAACTAACAGCTTATTTGAATCCACAGAAAAACGAAATCACAGGTACCGCTGTTATCAGTTATACCAATAACAGTCCTGATAAACTTTCGTTTTTATGGCTTACTATTGATCAGAATTTATTTAAAGATGACTCAAGAGGAAATGCAGTTATTCCATTAACAGGAAGCCGCAATGGGGCTAGAGGACAAATTTTTGATGGAGGTCATAAGATAAAATCGGTTAAAGTGGTTTCAGGTTCAAAAGCCAAACCATCAGAAACCGAAGTGAAATTTTTAATTACCGATACCCGAATGCAAGTTTTTTTACCTGCGGAATTAAAACCAAAGGGTGATTCAGTAAAATTGAAAATTGATTTCTCTTATATTTCACCTAACGAAGGTTCAGATAGAACAGGTGTTTTAGAGACTAAAAATGGCAAGATATTTACCATTGCGCAATGGTATCCGCGTCTGTGTGTGTATGATGATATTCGAGGGTGGAATGTGAAACCTTATCTAGGAGCAGGAGAGTTTTATTTGGAATACGGAGATTTTGACGTAAGTATTACTGCCCCAGCGAATCATTTTGTGGTTTGTTCGGGTGAATTAACAAATCCTAATTCAGTTTATTCGGTTGCTGAGCAAGGCAGAATGGCAAAAGCCAAACAAAGCGATTCAACTGTTTTAATTCGGACTGCCGAAGAAGTAGAGGCGGGGGCTAAATTGCCTACTACTGCCACTAAAACTTGGAATTTCTCTATGAAGAATGCTCGTGATGTATCTTGGGCGTCGTCTGCGGCTTTTATTGTGGATGCTGCTCAAATCAATTTACCAAGTGGTAAAAAATCATTGGCGATTTCGACCTATCCTATTGAGAGTGCTGGAATGTTAGCATGGGGAAGGGCAACAGAATTTACCAAAGGAGCCATTGAAAATTATTCCAAGAGATGGTTAGAATATCCTTATCCTACAGCAATCAATGTGGCAGGAAACGAGGGAGGAATGGAATATCCAGGTATCGTTTTTTGTAATTGGGAGTCCAAAGGACAGCGTTTATGGGGGGTAACAGATCATGAATTTGGACACACTTGGTTTCCTATGATTGTAGGTTCAAACGAGCGTCTATTTGGATGGATGGATGAAGGTTTGAATACCTTTATCAATTCCCTAAGTAATGTCGATTTTAATCATGGTGAATATAAAGAAGCACCAGAAGATTTGCATAGAAAAGCAAATGAATACAGTAAAGATGTTCTTGAGCCTGTCATGACTGCACCTGATAATATGAAAGAAGTACATATTGCCACCTTATGTTATTCTAAACCTGGTGCCGCCTTAGTCATTTTAAGAGAACATATTTTAGGAATAGAACGTTTTGATTTGGCTTTCAGAACTTATATCGAGCGTTGGGCATACAAACACCCAACACCAGATGATTTTTTTAGGACTATGGAAAATGTTTCTGGCGAAGATTTAGGTTGGTTTTGGAGAGCTTGGTTTACTAATAATTGGAAATTTGACCAAGGGATTACGGCTATTAAATATATTAAAAATGATCCTAAAAATGGCGTTGTGATTACAGTCGAAAATTTCGATAAAATGGCATTGCCTATTATTTTAGATATCAAAACCAAATCAGGAAAACTAACACGTGTAAGACTTCCTGTTGAAGTGTGGCAAAAAAATACAACTTGGTCTTTTAAGCACAACACCACTGAAGAAATTGAAAGTATTAGTTTAGACCCTGATCATGTGTTCCCAGATGTGAATGTGAGTAATAACATTTGGTCTTCTTTAAACGGAGCAATTGAAAAAGATCTTGTTTTGGATGGGTATTTGGGAACTTATTCTAGTACTAAAATGCCAATCAAAATAGTTCTTACTGAAAAATTTAATGTATTGAATGTCGTAATTACAGGATATCCAGGATTTGCTGTAGAAAATATCGGTAAAGACTTATTTGAATCTCAAAGCGCAGGAGTGAAATTTCAATTTAATGAAAAGCTAACAGGGTTTGATTTGCTTTTAAATGATGGTCAAAAAATACCGTTTTCTAAAATTAAATAA
- a CDS encoding aldose 1-epimerase family protein gives MKTTLRNSQLTAQINHLGAELNSLKNNSGKEYIWEGNPDFWGKHSPVLFPIVGTLNNNTFKYEGNTYSLSRHGFAREMEFELVTKTDNSATFSIQSNAETLTKYPLDFEFQIIYTLKENQLDIAYKVINKSLTKLPFSVGAHPAFALPGDFENYSLQFEKEEPLEYHLLENNLISNKKAVLKTANNSIQLNHQLFKDDALIFKSLQSKNITILTNNKPLLKVVFEDFPHLGIWTMINAPFLCIEPWFGYSDTTESNGNLFEKEGIQVLNSKETFNSKFTIEIL, from the coding sequence TTGAAAACAACTCTAAGAAATAGCCAACTAACAGCACAAATAAATCATTTAGGTGCTGAATTGAATTCATTGAAAAACAACAGTGGTAAAGAGTACATCTGGGAAGGAAATCCCGATTTTTGGGGCAAGCACTCCCCTGTTTTATTCCCAATTGTAGGAACTTTAAACAACAATACTTTCAAATACGAAGGAAATACATATTCTTTATCGAGACATGGTTTTGCCCGAGAAATGGAATTTGAATTGGTAACCAAAACTGATAATAGTGCGACCTTTTCAATTCAATCAAACGCTGAAACCTTAACAAAATATCCGCTTGATTTTGAATTTCAAATCATTTATACACTAAAAGAAAACCAACTCGACATTGCCTATAAAGTCATTAATAAAAGTTTGACAAAATTGCCTTTCTCTGTTGGTGCACATCCTGCCTTTGCTTTGCCTGGTGACTTCGAAAACTATAGTCTTCAATTCGAAAAAGAAGAACCTTTAGAATATCATTTATTAGAAAATAATTTAATATCGAATAAAAAAGCAGTACTAAAAACCGCCAACAACTCCATTCAACTAAATCATCAACTATTCAAAGATGATGCGCTAATTTTCAAATCATTACAATCCAAAAACATAACTATACTTACAAACAACAAACCATTGCTAAAAGTAGTTTTTGAAGATTTTCCACATCTCGGAATTTGGACAATGATTAACGCTCCTTTCTTATGTATAGAGCCTTGGTTTGGTTATTCAGACACAACCGAAAGTAACGGCAATCTGTTTGAAAAAGAAGGTATTCAAGTTTTGAATTCAAAAGAAACATTTAACTCCAAATTCACGATTGAAATTCTATAA
- a CDS encoding Fic family protein, with protein sequence MKTLLKNAREAKSLKTRELAQLMGIDQALVSKFESGTRKPTKEQIIKLASILEIDYETLMIAWLKEKILYEIGEEVFALKALKEAEDELKYIRTTVPNQKISKALEKLLDEIDALKVKLDKFRQFDSFRIAQALELEYTFESNRIEGNTLTLRETDLVINEGLTISGKSMREHLEAINHQEAIAYIKHLMEKNSNLNERELLSIHNLILRGIQPEDAGRYRKVQVMIKGSTYMPPQPYMVAKDMEDFFIWYETHKNNLHPIVLAAEMHERLVTIHPFIDGNGRTSRLVMNLILLQHGYVIANIKGDYENRMQYYQSLETAQTQNNKEDFLLFIAQIEKESLERYIGIIAQ encoded by the coding sequence ATGAAAACCTTACTGAAAAACGCTAGAGAAGCAAAATCTCTTAAAACAAGAGAGTTAGCTCAATTAATGGGTATTGACCAGGCTTTAGTAAGTAAGTTTGAAAGTGGCACACGAAAACCTACCAAAGAACAAATTATCAAACTAGCTTCTATTCTAGAAATAGATTATGAAACCTTAATGATTGCTTGGTTAAAAGAAAAAATTCTTTATGAAATAGGAGAAGAAGTTTTTGCCTTAAAAGCCCTAAAAGAAGCCGAAGACGAATTAAAATACATCAGAACCACAGTTCCTAATCAAAAAATTTCTAAGGCACTTGAAAAATTATTGGATGAAATTGATGCATTGAAGGTTAAACTAGATAAATTTCGTCAGTTTGATAGTTTTAGGATTGCACAAGCACTTGAGTTGGAATATACTTTTGAGAGTAATCGTATCGAAGGAAACACTCTTACTTTGCGTGAGACTGATTTAGTCATCAACGAAGGTTTGACTATTTCTGGTAAAAGTATGCGTGAACATCTGGAAGCCATTAATCATCAAGAGGCTATTGCTTACATCAAGCATTTGATGGAGAAAAACAGCAATCTCAATGAACGTGAATTGTTATCTATACACAACTTAATTTTAAGAGGGATTCAGCCAGAAGATGCGGGTCGCTACCGTAAAGTACAAGTGATGATTAAAGGAAGTACTTATATGCCTCCACAACCTTATATGGTCGCTAAGGACATGGAAGATTTCTTTATCTGGTATGAAACCCACAAAAACAATCTTCACCCTATTGTTCTTGCTGCTGAAATGCACGAACGCCTGGTGACCATTCATCCTTTTATTGATGGAAACGGGAGAACGTCACGTTTGGTAATGAACTTGATTTTGTTACAACATGGTTATGTAATTGCAAATATCAAAGGAGATTATGAGAATCGAATGCAATACTACCAATCGCTAGAAACAGCGCAAACTCAAAACAACAAAGAAGATTTTTTGTTGTTTATTGCTCAAATTGAGAAAGAAAGCTTAGAGCGCTATATTGGGATAATTGCGCAATAA
- a CDS encoding VF530 family protein gives MENNASKDPLHGITLKTIVEQLVNFYGFDTLGELIKIKCFKENPSIKSSLTFLRKTDWARKKVEDLYIKTLPKF, from the coding sequence ATGGAAAATAATGCTTCAAAAGACCCGCTTCACGGAATAACCTTAAAAACGATTGTAGAACAATTGGTGAACTTCTATGGTTTTGACACTTTGGGTGAATTAATTAAAATTAAATGTTTTAAAGAGAATCCAAGTATAAAATCAAGTCTTACTTTTTTACGAAAAACAGATTGGGCCCGAAAAAAAGTAGAAGACTTGTATATCAAAACACTACCAAAATTTTAG
- a CDS encoding agmatine deiminase family protein: MTTTNRRFPAEWEKQEGILLCFPHNGNDWPGKYEAIQWAFVEFIKKVATYEKVFLVVADEKLKAKVTDMLERARVNLEQIQYIIHKTNRSWMRDSGPIVVYNNGKREGLNFNFNGWAKYKNFQLDKHVPAIVTEALQMPLTQVTYKGKPVIVEGGAIDVNGRGTLLTSEECLMHPDIQVRNAGFTKEDYEAVFKEYLGVTNVIWLGDGIEGDDTHGHIDDLARFINEDTIVTIVETDPNDANFKPLQDNLKRLQNAKLENGQSPIIVSLPMPKRLDFEDLRLPASYANFLIMNNCVLVPTFNDANDRKALNILAECFPNREVIGISAIDLIWGFGTLHCLSQQIPA, from the coding sequence ATGACTACTACAAACAGACGTTTTCCTGCTGAATGGGAAAAACAAGAGGGAATTTTACTTTGTTTTCCGCATAATGGAAATGATTGGCCAGGGAAATACGAGGCGATTCAGTGGGCTTTTGTGGAGTTCATTAAAAAAGTAGCGACCTACGAAAAAGTCTTTTTGGTTGTCGCTGACGAAAAATTAAAAGCCAAAGTAACTGATATGCTCGAAAGAGCCCGTGTAAACTTGGAACAAATTCAGTATATTATTCATAAAACCAATAGGAGCTGGATGCGTGATTCGGGACCTATTGTGGTGTATAACAACGGGAAAAGAGAAGGCTTGAACTTTAACTTTAACGGTTGGGCGAAGTATAAAAACTTTCAGTTAGACAAGCATGTTCCTGCGATTGTAACTGAGGCATTACAAATGCCATTGACACAAGTGACGTACAAAGGAAAACCTGTGATAGTAGAAGGTGGTGCGATTGATGTAAATGGTCGTGGTACGCTTTTGACTTCGGAAGAATGCTTGATGCATCCTGATATTCAGGTGCGAAATGCTGGGTTTACAAAGGAAGATTACGAAGCGGTTTTCAAAGAATATTTGGGCGTGACCAATGTGATTTGGCTCGGCGATGGCATCGAAGGTGACGACACCCACGGACATATTGATGATTTGGCTCGATTCATAAACGAAGACACGATTGTAACAATCGTAGAAACCGACCCTAATGATGCCAACTTTAAACCGCTACAAGACAACCTGAAACGTTTACAAAACGCCAAACTTGAAAATGGTCAATCACCTATCATCGTTAGTTTACCAATGCCAAAACGTTTGGATTTTGAGGACTTGCGTTTGCCTGCGAGTTATGCTAATTTCTTGATTATGAATAACTGTGTGTTGGTGCCGACATTTAACGATGCCAATGACCGTAAGGCTTTGAATATCTTAGCGGAATGTTTCCCTAATAGAGAAGTCATTGGAATTAGTGCAATTGATTTGATTTGGGGATTCGGGACGTTGCATTGCTTGAGCCAGCAGATTCCTGCTTAG
- a CDS encoding carbon-nitrogen hydrolase yields MPNKKYKIAVIQLNLNDVAENNLKKCISWVRDAASQGAEVISLPELYSSHYFCQSEDVENFSIAEPLYSTSFIAFSELAKELGVVIIVPFFEKRMAGIYHNSAYIIDTDGSEAGLYRKMHIPDDPHFYEKFYFTPGDLGFKTIPTKKGKIGTLICWDQWYPEAARLTALQGAEALFYPTAIGWHPQEKEQYGENQYGAWMNVMKGHAVANGVYVAAANRIGLEQYIEGTAGIEFWGASFICGPQGEILAQASHDKEEILIAEVDLDLQENVRQNWPFFRDRRIDAFGDITKRAID; encoded by the coding sequence ATGCCAAACAAAAAATATAAAATAGCGGTCATCCAATTGAACTTAAATGATGTTGCCGAAAACAACTTAAAAAAATGTATCAGTTGGGTACGCGATGCTGCCAGTCAAGGAGCCGAAGTGATTTCGCTACCAGAATTGTACAGCAGTCATTATTTTTGTCAAAGTGAAGATGTCGAAAATTTCTCGATAGCTGAACCTTTGTATAGTACTTCTTTTATTGCTTTTAGCGAATTAGCCAAAGAACTAGGAGTGGTTATTATTGTTCCTTTCTTCGAAAAAAGAATGGCTGGAATCTACCACAACAGTGCTTACATTATTGACACAGATGGTAGTGAAGCAGGATTGTACCGTAAAATGCACATTCCAGACGACCCTCATTTTTATGAAAAATTCTACTTTACTCCAGGTGACTTAGGATTTAAAACTATTCCAACCAAAAAAGGAAAAATTGGAACACTAATTTGTTGGGACCAATGGTATCCAGAAGCAGCTCGTTTGACGGCTTTACAAGGTGCTGAAGCCTTGTTTTACCCAACTGCTATTGGATGGCATCCACAAGAAAAAGAGCAGTATGGCGAAAACCAATATGGCGCTTGGATGAATGTGATGAAAGGACATGCTGTAGCCAATGGTGTATATGTAGCAGCTGCAAACCGTATCGGTTTAGAGCAATACATCGAAGGAACGGCAGGAATTGAATTCTGGGGTGCTTCGTTTATTTGTGGACCACAAGGAGAAATTTTAGCACAAGCCTCACACGATAAAGAAGAGATTTTGATTGCCGAAGTAGATTTAGATTTACAAGAAAACGTACGTCAAAACTGGCCGTTCTTTAGAGACCGACGCATTGATGCCTTTGGAGATATTACGAAAAGAGCAATCGACTAG
- the smpB gene encoding SsrA-binding protein SmpB, whose amino-acid sequence MLKTVNILNKRARFDYEIIEKFTAGIVLAGTEIKSIRLGKANITESFCEFSGHELFAINTYIEEYSFGNQFNHKARSERKLLLNKRELKNLARSVQAKGLTIVPLKLFTNEKGIAKLEIGLCRGKKTYDKRESLKEQDTKRDLDRIKKAF is encoded by the coding sequence ATGCTAAAAACTGTCAACATACTTAATAAGAGAGCGCGTTTTGATTATGAAATAATCGAAAAATTTACTGCTGGAATTGTTTTAGCAGGAACAGAAATCAAATCCATTCGTTTAGGGAAAGCCAATATCACTGAAAGCTTTTGCGAATTTAGTGGTCATGAGCTTTTTGCAATCAATACCTATATTGAAGAATATTCATTTGGGAATCAATTTAACCACAAAGCCCGAAGCGAAAGAAAACTACTTTTAAACAAACGAGAATTAAAAAATTTAGCGCGTTCTGTCCAAGCCAAAGGTTTGACTATCGTCCCTTTGAAATTATTTACCAATGAAAAAGGAATTGCTAAACTTGAAATTGGTCTTTGTCGTGGTAAAAAAACCTATGACAAACGTGAGTCATTGAAAGAACAAGATACCAAACGTGATTTAGATCGTATCAAGAAGGCTTTTTAA